From the genome of Dermochelys coriacea isolate rDerCor1 chromosome 1, rDerCor1.pri.v4, whole genome shotgun sequence:
AGACCCAcaatcagtgttccctctaatttttcctccACAGgtgtggaataaattttgttatatACACCAATAGGGAGGGGGTGGGTGACCCGTGACCTTCACATTAGAGCACATAGcattcagggggtgggggtgggttcaGGGCTGGCAGAGAGGGTtgggttgtgggctctgggctggggctgagggcttTGGGGGGCAGAAGGTGCTCTGGGCCGCTGGGGGCGAGCGGAGAAGAGGACTCCCTGCAGCACCCTCTTCCCCACGGCAGCTCCGGGATAGGCGCCCCTACCCTCGCCACAGCAGCTTGCGGCCGGCCGGCTTTCCCTGAGCACCTGcctgggactaaatcgggggctgCGCATCTTACAGAGACCTGAggccacagtccctgccctcagcGCTTGTCTGTACATACTGTGCTGCCAGGGTGCCCAGACGCCCTGATTTCACAGGGACGGTCCAGAGAGCCGGGTCCAGCGAGACCGCCGCGCGCTGTGAGGcgccagcagggggcgccccGGGGCTGACTGAGTTGCCCCCGTTTCCGTTTTATACGCGCAGCGAGGCTGCGCGAGGGGGGTGAATAAACGTCACTCGGTCTGACACCGCCCCCCAGGCTGGCACGTGCCGGCTctgcagcaggcaggggaggggcgacgctcccccttccccagcccggcTGGCACGTGCGCCGCCGCCGCTGTTtctgcggggctggggcagggctcgCGCAGGGCGGTTACTCTATGGTATGCGCGGTGGGGGTGTCACCCATTCCGCAGCTCGGTGGGCACAGTGGGGCTAGAGCGGCGCCCTTCTCCGACCCCGGCCCCGGATTGGGCTAGAGTGGCTCCACCTCACGAGGATGGGCCTCCCGGGCACGGCGCTCTATCTAGTCTGAGGTTCGTTAGCGCCTGCGCAGTCGCGGGGAGGGGGCGTGGCCAGCGCTGCCGAGCTGTTGGGAGCGGACTCGGAGCCGTTCCGCGAGGCCCTGTCGCCGGTTGGGCGGCCCGATGGCGACGTTTTTCGGGGAGGTGGTGGCGGCGCCATCCCGGGCCGGGGTGGACGACGACGACGACGCGGCGGAGCGCGAGGAGACGCCGGAGGACCGCGAGATCCGCCGGGGGCTGGAGAAGAAAAGgtagcgcgggggggggggggacgcgaGCCGGGGCGAGCCCAGCCGGACTGCGCCCCACCCTCCCCTTCCAGCCCCCGCTGGAGCGGGCGGGCCCCGCGGGGGAGGCCGCAGGGCGCGAGCTTGGGAGAAGCCCCCAGCCGTGTGTCAGCAGCGGGCCCGGCGGGAGACGCAGCGCCGCTGCCGGAGCCATGTGGCGCTCGGACGCTCTTTGTGGCGACACGCCGGGATGGGGCCCGAGAGCCGCGTTGTCTGTCTAAAGCGCCGGCGGAGGGGGCCGATCCCTGCCGGCCGGATGAGAGGCAGGTGCGGGCTGGCCTGTGCTCCGCTCAGTTTCTGGTCTGAGCTTATTTTCCTCCCCTCTTGTCCGTCTGGGTGTCAGGCAGGAGTCGtagcaatgtagggctggacGGGACCTCGAGGTCGTCTAATCCAGTCCctggtgctgaggcaggactgGGTATACCTCggcatccctgacagctgtttggaggtgtttaagaacaggttggacaatgATGGGTATTCCACAAATTCCTTTGAAGCGTTTTTTAagtgcttaactatcctcatagcagggattttttttccttatagggaacctaaatctcctttgctgcagattaagataATTACAGtgatcatcccccccccccaccaccctcccGCACCTGCAggctttgtaacaacctttaacTGTGTTTGAAGACGATCAAGTCTCTCCTCTTAAGCCCCCTCAGTCTgctttttctcaagactaaaacatgcctagtttttttttaacctcttagTTTTCTAAACTTTATTATTTTCACGTTTttactctggactctctccagtttatccattTTTTCCTATACTCAGAACTGCATACGCAACTCCAACTGAGGACTCACCAGTAGCCAAATAAAGCGGGACAAGACTTCCTGTGTTTCTATCTGACAtacctgttaatacaccccagaatgatattagcctttttcacagctgcatcacattgttgactcgtattcaatttgtggtccactatgaccccccagattcttttcagcagtactactgcctagccaattattcccgaTTTTGTAGATGTGCATTTGATGTCTTCCTTCCcaagtatagtactttgcattcatctttattgaattttgttgatttcagaggagttctccaatttgtcaaggtggttttgaattctaatcttgtcctccaaagtacttgcagcccctcccaggtGACActtcagattttataagcatactgtcCATTATCCAAgtccattaatgaaaatgttgaatagtactggacccaggacagacccctgtgggactccactatataaatctctccagtTTGATTgcgagccattgattactactcTTAGattatggtctttcaaccagtttcgcacctaccttatagtaattcCTTCAGTTTgcatatgagaatgtcatgtgatacAGATGCTCCCTGAGTTACGCAGGACCCGAAATaggaggggttttttgttttttggggtttttttggcgtAACGTTTGAGTatacagttcctcagacgttcttgttaactgctggaaatggcccaccttgattatcaccacaaaaggttttcctccttttccccccttccttcctgctggtaatagctcatcttaagtgatcactctccttacagtgtgtatgataaaacccattgtttcatgttctctgtgtgtgtgtgtatataaatctccccactgtattttccacggaatgcatccaatgaagtgagctgtagctcacgaaagcttatgctcaaataaatttgttagcctctaagatgccacaagtactccttttcttttttgcgaatacagactaacacggctgctactctgaaacaaaatttgaGTTACTCAAGGCTTTCCAGAATGGAACGATTGTGTAAATTGAGGAGCGTCtgtactgtgtcaaaagccttactaggtgggcttgacatgatttgttctagAGAAATCTATGTTGACgattacttagggcttgtctacacttacattttatagcgctgtaACTTGCtggttcaggggtgtgaaaaatcaccccccctgAGCGCAGAAGTCTGAGTGCTTTAAAACTCTAGTGTAGATAGGCTCCAAGCTCGGAGTTAatcacacttgcacttcaaagcgctgccgcgggaGCATTTCCATgggagcactttgaagtttccagtgtagccatgccctaagaacTTTATTATCCTCTAAATGCTTACCATTTGATTagttaataatttgttctagtattTTTCTAGGTGATGAAGTTACGTCTGTAATTCCCGAAgtcctttgttcccttttttaaaactcAGTCCtgtgtttgctcttctccagttgtctgggacttcacctgtcctccatgagttctcaaagataatcgctggTGGTTCAGAGATTACTCCAGCTAGTTACTTAAATGCCCAAAGGTGAATTTAATCAGGTTCTGaattgaatacatctaacttatctaaatattctttcacCTGTTTTTTCCCccgttttggcttgtgttccttcctttGTGTAAAACAGGATGATTCTCAcaagaactattttttttattgtctttCTAGATCATACAGAGAGCTAAATGGATCTAACGTTATTGCACAACTCTGTTCTCATccactgtttgttttgtttgtatttaaccTGTTTCTGTTTCTTATGCTAGGGAGGTCCACATCCTTTGGAGTTCGAAGTTAAGTGCATCTACTGGAAGCTTTATAGATGAGCAGTTTCCTTGCTCTAAGTTTATATTGGCGATAGGACATAACGCTGTAGGTAAGTGGTCCAGACTGAGAGAAAGGCTTTAGAAACGCTATACAATTGTTTGCCCCTGCTCCCATTGTAACTTTTAAATACTGAGCAGTAACAAGTAGGAACATGGGGAAGGTGTGTGTTCTAAAATAGCGCTTTTCTACTTGAAGACATGTTTGATTTTGCTTTGGGTCTCACCATGACTGTTAAACTCCCTTTAATGCAAAGAGTAGCAGCAATCTTGGTGCCTGGCAGAATGGGTAGAGAATTGCAGTGCTCCTGCAGAGGCATTCTGACCATCCTCTGGAGGGATTttaattgtttccattttgtaaACTGAGGTAATGAGTCTTTAGACAGACAGCACCAATATTTCTGCAGTTGTACATTGCTTTGCCATAaagtgtctttattttatttctttcgaTACCTGCAGAAGGtagcatttaaaatacatttttaaaaaagcatctatTCCATGTGGTTATCTGACacttctttaaaaatgcaaatcatCCCATAAAGATGACTACATCGCTCATGTCAATTTCAGTCTGCCACTCAGAAGCTAAGAGTATGAGCAAAGGCAGGCCCTGAAAATTTTTTCAGTGGAATGCAAATAATCTGTTTTGGGACGAGTAGGGATACAGTaacttctcaggtttcagagtagcagccatgttagtctgtattcgcaaaaagaaaaggagtacttgtggcaccttagagactaacaaatttattagagcataagctttcgtgagctacagctcacttcatcggatgtattcggtggaaaaaactgaggagagattcatatacacacacagagaacatgaaacaatgggttttatcatacacactgtaaggagagtgatcacttaagataagccatcaccagcagcgggggggggggggggggggggggggaggaaaacctttcatggtgacaagcaaggtaggctaattccagcagttaacaagaatatcagaggaacagtggggggtggggtgggggggagaaataccatggggaaatagttttactttgtgtaatgactcatccattcccagtctctattcaagcctaagttaattgtatccagtttgcaaattaattccaattcagcagcctctcgttggagtctgtttttgaagctttttagttgaaggatagccactcttaggtctgtgatcgagtgacttcTCATTTAAcgtcatcccggttaacgttgttacgttgctgatcaattagagagcATGCTCATTTAAAGCTGTGCAATGCTCATTTTTAATGTTGTCTGgtagccgcctgctttgtccactgcttgcagaaagagcagcccgttggagctagctggtgggggcttggaaccagggtggaccagcagccgcCTATCAgctccctgtgtggcagctgtCCAGCAGGCTgtcaattgccaggcagttcagctgtccttcTCCCCCGCGTCCTcccactgctgtgtgctgctcctgccctctgccttggagctgctcccgggagcctcctgcttgccctgcgggggtggagaggggaagggggtgctaatgtcagggtgtccccttctccccactcctgtaccccatctccacagagcagggtggggcatgacagggctcaggatgggggGAGCTtgttggcagcagctgctgtctcaacttgctgatctgcTTAAAAAGGCAGTGTGCTTAGAGTGGGGTCACTTAAAGGggcagtgcatgtgtgtgtgtctctctgccatgctgtctcctccctccattcttgCTGCCTTTTAGAGTGTGATGCTACGTTAACAACAACATTAATGAGCCTTGAAGGCTCatccgagtgctagttcatcatttagccgttagtcattccctgggaaatatcttaccctcttccaccctctgactccacctcaaccaagcttcacaatcatcattgctgtgtacagtattaaattgtttgtttaaaacttataccgtgtgtgtgtgagatatagATTGTCTGGCAAATAAAATTTCCCTGTAACCTaatcttcctcccctcccccccatttacattattTCTTATGGAGAAATCGGATTCACTTAACaacgtttcgcttaaagtagtatttttcaggaacataactacaacgttaagcgaggagttactgtataccTGCTTGCCCTGCCTTATAACAGCCAGGAAACTGGAGGGGAATAGAATAATGAAGACACCTCTCTCTTGCAGCTTGAGTCCCCAACAGCCATGAATTGGTAGGAAAGAGGAAAAACTCCTTCCAGCAGCCCAAGGGTGGATTGGGACTTCAAATTTCTGAACCCTGTTTAAATCTAGTCTTGACCAGGGTTTAAAGATGTAGTGTGAGTTTGAACTAGCTAACATAATCTAGCTCTCACATTCTAGAACTAGTTAAGACAAGGAAAGTTGTACTTTAGCACTTGCTAAGCTGGTCAAGATAAAGCCTGGgcttttttgcttcccccatggcTTTAGCTTGACCTGCTTAGCATGTGCTAATGTACAGCTTGCCTTGTCTTAACTAGAATTTTTGAAGGCGTGTGCTAGTTTGAGCTAGCTGATGTGatctgaaacctttaaatcctagtctaaACAATGCCTCTGAGAATGGAGCATTGAGCAGAATAGGGTAGGAATTCTAGCATCTTCGTTTCCTATCAACTAGGGATGAAATCTGGCTTTCTCACCAGGGATTTGCCCTTGGATTTTACTTGTGAGCGGGCCCCCCTTATTCCTCTCTTAATATTGGCGTCTGATTAATATGCTTAGTCTCTGGCTAGGTGGTGTCTGGTAAATTCTTCACGCCCTACTTTTGATCACTTCCTGTAAATTGTGAAGTTCACTTTTGGCAAAAGCAGGCAGAGCCTTGCTCTGAGTCTTGGTACTGAGGAAGAAGCTGGTACCAAAACCATGATGATGTGGATTAACAAGCTAAGAAAAGTTGCTTCACTCATTAAGGCAAAAGTGCAAGTATTATTTGAATAGTCACTCCTGCAATTTCCGCTACTTGGGTATGATTTGTTTCAGAATTGAAAATCACATCATGATCCCTGTGATGGAGGCTTATATTGCATGACTGTAGCACTCATTCCCTGGGCTGTTGGAAATAGCTGTATTCTAGCGTGTTCTGTTGAGTGTCTAATAATGAGAGATGAGTCTGAAAGGGAAACAATTCTGAACATATcatgtagtttcaaccaattaaCAAATGCAATAGATTTGATACTGATTTTGGACGGAGAAGGTTCTCTCTGTCatccagactgctaccaaagATATTGTGAGGGCTTAAGGAAAACAGGGAGACAAGGGGCCAGGATCAGTACAGGAACTTGTCACAGTGGACAGTGTCTGTTGCCTCAATGACAAATAAGGGTCAAGCTTTTTCGATTTATTTTGTGGTATCTGatgagaaaaacaaatatttccaggTGACACGCACAGTATTTAGAATATACATAACATATATTTGCTTAATattaactgagattttttttaaatgacattaatATTTAAGATTACTTTCATTCTTGATCTTTCCAGGTGAAAGGGCACTAGAGTTTGTGGTTTTGTTGCAACCACTAGCTTAGTGTAATTGATGATGAGTTTCTCCAAAAATCTCAACCCCAAACAAACTGTAGTAATCCAGTTTAGGAGATTTGTataaaacagtgattttttttttaatgggaatgtCTCGCATATCTGATATTACTGTATAAACTAATACTGATGTTGTTCACAGCTTTCCTGTCCTCTTTTGTTCTGAATTCTGGATGCTGGGAAGCAGTTGGAGCTGTCAAATTGTGGAATGAGTGGTGCAGAACATCAAATACAACAAGTGTTCTTCCAACAGATGCTTTCTGTTTGTTCTACAAATTAATATCTGATCCAACAGTAAGTGGCATAATATGtatgcatttaaaaattattctctCTCCCTATCTGATTttctgttgagagagagagagagagagagagagagagagagagagtgtgagtctTTTCAGCAAAGAAAACCAATAAGGTTGCAATGTTCTTAGCTTACCACATCAAAAAAATAGATTTGACAGCTCACTTGACGAGGTTGCTGAGACATGCGCTGCATTTCAGGAAGTTTAGGGTACTCAGTTCTGCCATGTAGCTATCCTAAATTATGGAATTCAAGGTTACTTCTAGGTGTTAACTCCCACCCTCAAAGTCTAGTGCTAATAGGTGTTCTCTGTGAACATTTTGGGTCATATCCTCAGTTGGCATAAACTGATGTAATTAAGCTACATTGACTTACGTCGGATGAATATCTAGCCCTTTATGTACAATACAAGGAAGATTCATGGCAAGATAGAGTGCTGCTTACCAGCTGCAGATGAAAAATCCTCATTGAAATGGTGGTAGTATATAGTGTGAGTGTAATCAATATCTTGTTCATGTAGAGTCTGTCTCATATTAAAAAGATATTGAAAGGGACTGTAACTGAGTTGTCTGAATCGCTTGTTTACAGTTTTGTCTTTTCAGGTATTATTGTGCCAGTGCAATTGCTATGTGGCTGAGGATCAGCAATTTCAATGGCTTGAAAAGGTAAAATTTAGATTAACAGGAATTAGGCAAAGaatattggggggtggggggggcctcttATAAGAAAAACACCACCTCTGCTTATAATGCTCAGTTATTTTCTATATCGCTTTCcattcccttccaccccccccccaatactCAAAAAACTAAATGTTTGAATTTTATACCAGGAAGTTCTGTCAAATCCCATTATGGCTGGTACTGATCGTGTCTGCTGTAATTAAACTTTCTAAAACAGTTCCAATAGAGAGAGCCTCTGTTTTCTCATACTTTTCAGAAACATTTGCCTTTCAGGCTTAAATTTTCTGGGGTTGATTTCAACAGAGGTGAATTATTCTAACCACATTTGGGTTACGGGAATATGGAAAGGTTAGTGTgttttttggttgggttttttttgtttaggaaAGAAAAGTATGACAGCACTTGTATAGGGCTACGGCTGCCAAAAATAACTAGTTTGAAACTTAGCATGGACAAAGTCCTCACTGAGGAGTGTGTATTCTGCTTTCTTTGAGGGAGAAGTGCTCAGTTCCTGCCTCTCTTGTTCGATCACTATAACTCTGCCCATTCTGCCATacagagaggctgctgctggaacaatttgcagtATTGTCGACCCCAGTCACTCAAAAGGCATGAGTCAGGTCTGAAACTATTATGTAATCAACTTCAAAATCATGAAATTCTTAAATAAATAttgggttctttttgtttgccttctagtttttgaAGTGTAGTGTACTCTCAGATcctatatttcatattttttcctgCAATCTCATgggtcacaatttttttttttttaaatgaaagctcagattcaaaacacaactTCGGGAGCTGAAATATTAACAAACACAACAGAGGTTGTGAGGCTTAGGTAAAATCGTATGAGTTTGGTAAAATTATGCAAATTACTGGTGTAAAAAGTTTGTAGCAGTCTTGGTGaggcagaaaggaaaataaaatgtgctTTATAGATTtgcaaagagattttaaaattgaattgtacccttattaaaaaaaaaataataataataataaggattGGAGATTGGTTTGTTTGCTTGCCTGAGAAATATCATCAATGTCATGTCTTTCCTAGCTTGGGGTTCTAGGAACCTTGTTGTTCTGAGCTCTTGTGTGACAATCAATGGAGCAGACATGCTAATCTGTAACAAGTGTTCTATTCCATTAGGCATTGCAGTTAAATAGATGTTAATagaaatttcagttttctttttttggttagCAGTTTGACTAAAAATCCCCCTTTTCTTCCTCTGCTGCTCTCTCCCCCCTATTGCTCTGCCTTCAATCTCTTGTGATGTCATAATTTTGCTGGTTTTTCAGTCACTACAGAGTCTCTCCCAAGGAAAGCATAAATCATCAGAATCAAGTCTCTTTTTGTTTTCAAGTTATAGGGTAACAAAACATTAATGTGGGGGATTAGTTGCCTAACTTTAGGAGGAATTTAGTATTTGGCTACCATATACATAAATAAGAGAATTTCTGTAGCATATTTCCCATGTTGTTCCTTGTCTTCTTCATGGTGATGAATCCTAAGAAGGTGGTGGGAGGGATATCTGCACATTTTTACTAACTAATCAGTTGTAAAAATGACACAACACCATGTAGAAAATGAAGCCATTTTTAGTAAGTGTGTATTGATCTTAGAGTAGAAAGTAGTAACATCTGAAGGCTGTATGTGGAAGAGTCAGGGATCCAAAAATGTATTCCTCTTAGGGCTGTCAAGTAATCGCAGTTAACTcttgtgattaactcaaaactgttaattgtgattaaaaaaattaaccgtgctcaatcacacttataacaatagaataccaattgaaatttattaaatattttgggatgtttttctacattttcaatattgatttcaattacaacacagtatacaaaatGCACAGTATTCACtttatgttgtttttttattacaaatacatacactgtaaaaatgaaaactaaaatagcatttaatttacctcatacaagtactgaattgcaatctttttatcgtgaaagtgtaacttacaaatgcaggggttttttttgattacataactgcactcagaaacaaaacagtgtaaaacttcagagcctacaagtccactcagtcctacttcttcttcttctaccaGTCGCAAagacgaacaagtttgtttacattaacagGAGATACTGgtgcctgtttcttatttacaatgtcacctgaaggtgagaacaggcgttctcaggGCACTtgtgtagctggcgttgcaaggtatttacatgccaggta
Proteins encoded in this window:
- the PSMG1 gene encoding proteasome assembly chaperone 1 isoform X1, producing the protein MATFFGEVVAAPSRAGVDDDDDAAEREETPEDREIRRGLEKKREVHILWSSKLSASTGSFIDEQFPCSKFILAIGHNAVAFLSSFVLNSGCWEAVGAVKLWNEWCRTSNTTSVLPTDAFCLFYKLISDPTVLLCQCNCYVAEDQQFQWLEKVFGCMREEDLQVTILSTCPVTDYKTPESTLTFPSPFLKALKTKEFKERVCCPLLDQPNIVQGLPAAVLSYCQVWQIPAVLYQCYTDVIKLDTVTIEAFKPVLSSKNLKSLVKDMSKSTEILKKLVTTNEIHNNIYT